A portion of the bacterium genome contains these proteins:
- a CDS encoding nitronate monooxygenase produces the protein MRTDLCQQLGIEFPIFAFTHCRDVVVAVSQAGGFGVLGAVGFSPEQLEIECNWIDSHIGDKPYGVDLVIPQKYEGMGEMDPAKLEEHLREMVPPQHREFASKLLADAGVPEIPPGEQRSEMFGWTEATATPQLDVALQHEKVRLIANALGTPPPDVVKRVQESGRMVAALCGKVHQAQRHRDAGIDIIIAQGTEGGGHTGEIGSLVLWPQIIEAVAPTPVLAAGGIGTGRQMAAALAVGAQGVWTGSLWLTVEEAEASPAQLDSYLEATSQDTVRSRSYTGKPCRMLRNEWTDAWERDDTPEPLGMPLQGMVTTEAIQRVHTYANAAQKVAFNPVGQVVGQMNEIRSCRDVIYEMVEEYVDAVERLTNLQGEA, from the coding sequence AGCGGGCGGATTTGGTGTCCTCGGCGCGGTCGGCTTCAGCCCCGAGCAACTCGAGATCGAGTGCAACTGGATCGACAGCCATATCGGCGACAAGCCCTACGGCGTGGACCTGGTCATCCCCCAGAAATACGAGGGGATGGGCGAGATGGATCCGGCCAAGCTCGAGGAGCATCTCCGCGAGATGGTTCCGCCCCAACATCGGGAGTTCGCGTCGAAGTTGTTGGCCGATGCCGGGGTGCCCGAAATCCCGCCCGGAGAGCAGCGTTCCGAGATGTTCGGCTGGACCGAAGCCACGGCGACGCCACAGCTCGATGTGGCGTTGCAGCACGAGAAGGTGCGACTCATCGCAAACGCATTGGGGACGCCGCCGCCGGATGTCGTGAAGCGGGTACAGGAAAGCGGGCGCATGGTCGCGGCTCTCTGCGGCAAGGTGCACCAGGCCCAGCGCCACCGGGATGCGGGCATCGACATCATCATCGCCCAGGGCACCGAGGGGGGTGGTCACACCGGCGAGATCGGGAGCCTGGTGTTGTGGCCGCAGATCATCGAGGCCGTTGCACCGACGCCGGTGCTCGCCGCCGGAGGCATCGGAACCGGTCGCCAGATGGCTGCGGCATTGGCGGTGGGCGCCCAGGGGGTCTGGACGGGCTCCCTGTGGTTGACCGTCGAGGAGGCCGAAGCGTCTCCCGCCCAGTTGGATTCCTATCTCGAAGCGACCAGCCAGGACACGGTGCGCTCGCGCTCCTACACCGGCAAACCCTGCCGCATGTTGCGCAACGAGTGGACCGACGCCTGGGAGCGCGATGACACACCGGAGCCGCTCGGGATGCCGCTCCAAGGCATGGTGACGACCGAGGCGATCCAGCGCGTTCATACGTACGCGAATGCCGCCCAGAAGGTGGCGTTCAATCCGGTCGGGCAGGTCGTGGGACAGATGAACGAGATTCGTTCCTGCCGGGATGTGATCTATGAGATGGTGGAGGAGTACGTGGACGCCGTGGAGCGTTTGACGAATCTCCAAGGGGAGGCTTGA
- a CDS encoding DUF937 domain-containing protein encodes MDGIFDELLGQVTQGKGLEALARQVGASEGATADATRAALPAMFGALNRNVSAPQGADSLLAALETGHDGSILNDLVGALAGGSGGGNSIGEAILGHMLGGKRGGIESEIGRGSDLDGATISKLLAALAPLVMGALGKAQQEHRMGSQELSYELGQVAKHAENSLGERFGPLGNLLDMDGDGRVDEGVLNVGKSLLGRLFRR; translated from the coding sequence ATGGATGGAATCTTCGATGAACTGCTCGGCCAGGTGACCCAGGGCAAGGGGTTGGAGGCGTTGGCCCGACAGGTCGGGGCATCCGAGGGCGCGACGGCGGATGCCACGCGGGCCGCTCTGCCCGCGATGTTCGGCGCGCTCAATCGGAACGTGTCGGCTCCGCAGGGAGCCGATTCGCTGCTCGCAGCCCTCGAAACCGGCCACGATGGCAGCATTCTCAACGATCTCGTGGGGGCGCTTGCCGGTGGAAGCGGCGGAGGCAACTCGATCGGCGAGGCGATCCTGGGGCATATGCTCGGCGGCAAGCGCGGCGGTATCGAGAGCGAGATCGGCCGTGGCTCAGATCTCGACGGCGCCACGATCTCGAAACTGCTGGCCGCTCTAGCGCCCTTGGTGATGGGCGCGCTCGGAAAGGCGCAGCAGGAGCATCGCATGGGCTCCCAGGAACTCAGCTACGAGCTGGGCCAGGTCGCCAAGCACGCGGAAAATTCCCTCGGCGAGCGCTTCGGACCGCTCGGCAATCTGCTCGACATGGATGGTGACGGGCGCGTGGACGAGGGCGTCCTCAACGTAGGCAAGAGCCTGCTGGGCCGGCTCTTTCGGCGTTAG